One Euphorbia lathyris chromosome 1, ddEupLath1.1, whole genome shotgun sequence DNA segment encodes these proteins:
- the LOC136211016 gene encoding UDP-glucose 4-epimerase GEPI48-like, protein MSHILVTGGAGYIGSHTVVQLLLDGYSVVVVDNLDNASIIALQRVKELAGKQGKNLSFQKVDIRDKAALEKVFSETKFDAVIHFAGLKAVGESVRNPLLYFDNNLIGTIMLLEVMSAHGCKKLVFSSSATVYGWPKEVPCTEESPLSALNPYGRTKLVIEEICHDVYRSDSEWKMVLLRYFNPVGAHPSGRIGEDPHGTPNNLMPYAQQVAVGRQRHLTVFGTDYSTKDGTGVRDYIHVVDLAEGHIAALRKVSDPKIGCEVYNLGTGKGTSVLEMVAAFEKASGKKIPVVKAGRRPGDAGIVYASTQKAERELNWKAKFGIDDMCRDQWNWASKNPYGYESTENNTENNNNNYNYN, encoded by the exons ATGAGCCATATTCTCGTCACCGGCGGTGCCGGTTATATTGGTAGTCACACTGTTGTTCAGCTTCTTTTAGATGGTTACTCCGTCGTCGTTGTTGATAATCTCGATAACGCTTCAATTATCGCTCTCCAAAGAGTCAAGGAACTCGCCGGTAAACAAGGCAAAAATCTCAGTTTTCAGAAG GTTGACATAAGGGACAAGGCAGCTCTGGAAAAGGTTTTCTCTGAGACAAA ATTTGATGCTGTTATCCACTTTGCTGGGCTCAAAGCTGTTGGTGAGAGTGTGCGAAACCCATTGCTTTATTTTGACAACAATCTTATTGGGACAATTATGTTGCTGGAAGTAATGAGTGCCCATGGATGCAAGAAG CTTGTCTTTTCGTCATCGGCCACTGTTTATGGTTGGCCAAAGGAGGTACCATGTACAGAAGAGTCCCCCTTATCTGCACTGAACCCATATGGACGAACCAAG CTTGTCATTGAGGAAATTTGTCATGATGTCTATCGTTCAGATTCTGAATGGAAGATGGTTTTACTGAGATACTTCAATCCAGTTGGTGCTCATCCTAGTGGGCGTATTGGTGAGGATCCCCATGGAACTCCGAACAATCTCATGCCTTATGCACAACAGGTTGCTGTTGGCAGGCAGCGTCATCTGACTGTCTTCGGTACTGATTATTCGACCAAGGATGGTACTGGG GTACGTGACTACATTCACGTTGTTGACTTAGCAGAGGGCCACATTGCTGCATTACGCAAGGTTTCTGATCCCAAAATAG GCTGTGAGGTATACAACTTGGGAACTGGGAAAGGAACATCAGTTTTGGAAATGGTAGCAGCATTTGAAAAGGCATCTGGAAAG AAAATTCCAGTCGTAAAGGCTGGAAGGCGCCCTGGCGATGCTGGAATTGTTTACGCATCAACACAGAAGGCAGAACGCGAATTGAACTGGAA GGCAAAATTCGGCATTGACGATATGTGCAGGGATCAATGGAACTGGGCAAGCAAGAACCCGTACGGCTATGAATCTACAGAGAACAATACAGAGAACAATAACAACAACTACAACTATAATTGA